In a genomic window of Caloenas nicobarica isolate bCalNic1 chromosome 29, bCalNic1.hap1, whole genome shotgun sequence:
- the LOC135999593 gene encoding olfactory receptor 14A16-like, with protein sequence MSNSSSITQFLLLPFTDTRELQLLHFWLFLGIYLAALLGNGLIITTIACDQHLHTPMYFFLLNLSLLDLGTISTTLPKSMANSLWDTRAISFLGCAAQVFVFLFFISAEYYLLTIMSYDRYVAICKPLHYGTLLGSRACVHMAAAAWATGFLYALLHTANTFSLPLCEGNAVGQFFCEIPQILKLSCSNSYLREAGLLVVSACLSFGCFIFILFSYVQIFRAVLRIPSEQGQHKAFSTCLPHLAVVSLFVSTAMFAYLKPRSISSPSIDLLVSVLYSVVPPAMNPLFYSMRNQELKDALRKLMAGFLSKALNFPSSAHHS encoded by the coding sequence atgtccaacagcagctccatcacccagttcctcctcctgccattcacagacacacgggagctgcagctcttgcacttctggctcttcctgggcatctacctggctgccctcctgggcaacggcctcatcatcaccaccatagcctgtgaccagcacctccacacccccatgtacttcttcctgctcaacctctccctcctcgacctgggcaccatctccaccactctccccaaatccatggccaactccctgtgggacaccagggccatctcctttttgggatgtgctgcacaagtCTTcgtgtttctctttttcatttcagcagagtattatctcctcaccatcatgtcctacgaccgctacgttgccatctgcaaacccctgcactacgggaccctcctgggcagcagagcttgtgtccacatggcagcagctgcctgggccactgggtttctctatgctctgctgcacacggccaatacgTTTTCACTACCACTGTGCGAGGGCAATGCTGTgggtcagttcttctgtgaaatcccccagatcctcaagctctcctgctcaaactcctacctcagggaagctgggcttcttgtggtcagTGCCTGCttatcatttgggtgttttattttcattcttttctcctatgtgcagatcttcagggctgtgctgaggatcccctctgagcagggacagcacaaagccttttccacatgcctccctcacctggccgtggtctccctgtttgtcagcactgccatgtttgcctacctgaaaccccgctccatctcttccccatccatAGACCTgctggtgtctgttctgtactcagtggtgcctccagcaatgAACCCGCTGttctacagcatgaggaaccaggagctcaaggatgccctgaggaaactcaTGGCTGGATTCTTGTCAAAGGCATTAAATTTCCCATCTTCTGCGCATCACTCATGA
- the LOC135999609 gene encoding olfactory receptor 14J1-like: MSNSSSITQFLLLPFADTRELQLLHFGLFLGIYLAALLGNGLIITTIACDQHLHTPMYFFLLNLSLLDLGSISTTLPKSMANSLWSTKAISFLGCAAQVFVFLFFISAEYYLLTIMSYDRYVAICKPLHYRTLLGSRACVHMAAAAWATGFLYALLHTANTFSLPLCKGNAVDQFFCEIPQILKISCSNSYLTEIRLLVVSACLGFMCFVFIVVSYVQIFRAVLRIPSEQGRHKAFATCLPHLAVVSLFISTAMFTYLKPPSISSSSLDLVVCVLYSVVPPAVNPLIYSMRNQELKGALWKLIS, from the coding sequence atgtccaacagcagctccatcacccagttcctcctcctgccattcgcagacacacgggagctgcagctcttgcacttcgggctcttcctgggcatctacctggctgccctcctgggcaacggcctcatcatcaccaccatagcctgtgaccagcacctccacacccccatgtacttcttcctcctcaacctctcccttctcgacctgggctccatctccaccactctccccaaatccatggccaactccctcTGGAGCACCAAGgccatctcctttttgggatgtgctgcacaagtCTTcgtgtttctctttttcatttcagcagagtattatctcctcaccatcatgtcctatgaccgctacgttgccatctgcaaacctcTGCACTACAGGACACTCCTGGGCAGtagagcttgtgtccacatggcagcagctgcctgggccactgggtttctctatgctctgctgcacacggccaatacattttcactgccactgtgcaagggcaatgctgtggaccagttcttctgtgaaatcccccagatcctcaagaTCTCttgctcaaactcctacctcacAGAAATCAGGCTTCTTGTGGTCAGTGCCTGTTTaggttttatgtgttttgttttcattgtggtgtcctatgtgcagatcttcagggctgtgctgaggatcccctctgagcagggacggcacaaagcctttgccacgtgcctccctcacctggccgtggtctctctGTTCATTAGCACTGCCATGTTtacctacctgaagcccccctccatctcctcctcatcCCTGGACCTTGTGGTGTgtgttctgtactcagtggtgcctccagcagtgaaccccctcatctacagcatgaggaaccaggagctcaagggtgccctgtggaaactcatatcttag
- the LOC135999596 gene encoding olfactory receptor 14A16-like, translated as MSNSSSITQFLLLPFTDTRELQLLHFWLFLGIYLAALLGNSLIITTIACDQHLHTPMYFFLLNLSLLDLGCNSTTLPKSMANSLWDTRVISYTGCAAQLFSFTFLIVAEYSMLTIMSYDRYVAICKPLHYGTLLGSRACVHMAAAAWATGFLYALLHTANTFSLPLCKGNAVDQFFCEIPQILKLSCSNSYLRELGLMVVSACLAFMCFIFIVLSYVQILRAVLRIPSEQGRHKAFSTCLPHLAVVSLFISTGIFAYLKPPSISSPSLDLVMSVLYSVLPPAANPLIYSMRNQELQDSVWKLITKHVNAALGCPSLN; from the exons atgtccaacagcagctccatcacccagttcctcctcctgccgttcacagacacacgggagctgcagctcttgcacttctggctcttcctgggcatctacctggctgccctcctgggcaacagcctcatcatcaccaccatagcctgtgaccagcacctccacacccccatgtacttcttcctgctcaacctctcgctccttgacctgggctgcaactccaccactctccccaaatccatggcaaattctttatgggacaccagggttatttcctacacaggatgtgctgcacagctcttttcgtTTACCTTCTTGATAGTAGCAGAGTATTCtatgctcaccatcatgtcctatgaccgctacgttgccatctgcaaacccctgcactacgggaccctcctgggcagcagagcttgtgtccacatggcagcagctgcctgggccactgggtttctctatgctctgctgcacacggccaatacattttcactgccactgtgcaagggcaatgctgttgaccagttcttctgtgaaatcccccagatcctcaagctttcctgctcaaactcctacctcagggaacttgggcttatggtggtcagtgcctgtttagcttttatgtgttttattttcattgtgctgtcctatgtgcagatcttgagggctgtgctgaggatcccctctgagcagggacggcacaaagccttttccacgtgcctccctcacctggccgtggtctctctTTTCATCAGCACTGGCATTTTCgcctacctgaaacccccctccatctcatCCCCTTCACTGGACCTGGTgatgtctgttctgtactcagtgctgcctccagcagcgaaccccctcatctacagcatgaggaaccaggagctccaggattcagtgtggaaatTGATAAC aaaacacgtgaatgcagcactgggttgtccttccttgaactga